From one Acidobacteriota bacterium genomic stretch:
- the purN gene encoding phosphoribosylglycinamide formyltransferase produces the protein MRVLAILLSGRGSNFVSIYNAIGRGEIDAEIGVVISNVEEAKGLEIARGHGIASVSIPHGGMPREEHERLVAQAIDDHAANFVVLAGYMRLLSPWFIGRYRERIVNIHPSLLPAFPGADAQRQAFEHGVKISGCTVHFVDEELDHGPIVAQRAVDISDAKTPEEAAGLILEAEHELYPRALGLLCSREWSIDGRRVTIQPRVTSLDLE, from the coding sequence ATGCGGGTACTCGCGATCCTTCTCTCCGGAAGAGGCTCCAACTTCGTCTCGATCTACAACGCGATCGGCCGGGGAGAGATCGATGCGGAGATTGGCGTGGTCATCTCGAATGTCGAGGAAGCGAAGGGTCTCGAGATCGCCAGGGGGCACGGCATCGCCTCCGTCTCGATTCCGCACGGGGGAATGCCGCGTGAGGAGCATGAGCGTCTCGTCGCGCAGGCGATCGACGACCACGCTGCAAACTTCGTCGTCCTCGCCGGCTACATGCGCCTCCTCTCTCCCTGGTTCATCGGCCGGTATCGGGAGCGGATCGTCAACATTCATCCGTCGCTGCTTCCCGCCTTCCCGGGCGCCGACGCGCAGCGCCAGGCGTTCGAGCATGGGGTGAAGATCTCCGGCTGCACGGTCCACTTCGTCGACGAGGAGCTCGATCACGGGCCGATCGTCGCACAGCGTGCGGTCGACATCTCCGACGCGAAGACCCCCGAGGAAGCTGCCGGGTTGATCCTCGAGGCGGAGCACGAGCTCTATCCGCGCGCGCTCGGGTTGCTCTGCTCGCGCGAATGGTCTATTGACGGCCGCCGCGTGACGATCCAGCCGCGAGTCACATCGCTGGATCTGGAGTGA